The window AAAAGCATTATGAAAGAAGACTCAAACATTTGGAAAAGGAAATCAAAGAGGTTGAAGTGCGTCTTCCCAAACTTCAGGATGAAGAATTCAAGGAAGTAAAAGATTTAATACAAAGTGTATCAGGAATCGGCGAAAAGACTTCATTACAGCTAATGACAGCTACATCGGGATTTAAAAACTTTGATTCGGCAAAATCTCTTGTAAAATATTTTGGATTGGCACCGCGAATTTATCAGTCTGGAAAGAAATGTTATTCTCCCGGAAAGTGCAGAACCTCAAAAACCCATATCAGAAGTCTACTGTATGTCTGCTCCTGGACGGCAATGAAACACAATGTGCACTGCAAAGAACTTTACTTAAGGTTGTTGGCAAAAGGTAAACCTAAGAAACTGGCATTGATAGCAGTTTGCAACAAGCTTTTAAGAATTTGTTTTGGTGTGGTGAAAAACAAAATAGCTTATCAACAAGATTATGAAAAAAACTGTAAAATTTTAACATAAGCAATTTGCAGATTAACATAGAACATCCGGGCTAAAACGATACTATATAATAAAGACGCTTTAGTTTACCAATTGAATCTCCAGAATATGATTCCA is drawn from Chryseobacterium muglaense and contains these coding sequences:
- a CDS encoding IS110 family RNA-guided transposase, translated to MTKLSKKVIGVDVGSKFLTVSFNDSNHQDQVYNIENNQRSILSFLKKISSDDYCFVIEATGNYSSRVLHLSLGNGFESSLINCMSVKHFARMKNIIAKTDAEDAKLIRLYGELFRPENYIPKSIEIEHLDQEIKLLNDLEEEKRRYAVKLKALRYNPYLNPNTEKHYERRLKHLEKEIKEVEVRLPKLQDEEFKEVKDLIQSVSGIGEKTSLQLMTATSGFKNFDSAKSLVKYFGLAPRIYQSGKKCYSPGKCRTSKTHIRSLLYVCSWTAMKHNVHCKELYLRLLAKGKPKKLALIAVCNKLLRICFGVVKNKIAYQQDYEKNCKILT